One region of Hymenobacter sediminicola genomic DNA includes:
- the ruvC gene encoding crossover junction endodeoxyribonuclease RuvC has translation MILPLAPTDLLPKVIMGVDPGTQIMGYAVIEVQGQRVRMLQYDVIDMRKLGTNHALKLKKIFERMTELIDEFLPDELAIEAPFFGVNVQSMLKLGRAQGVAIAACLARQIPYVEYAPTKVKQSVTGSGNATKEQVAHMLRQTLKLPPLEEAPKFLDATDALAVAMCHHYQKGNNVKAGGKSWGKFLADNPGKLAATTTVKKAPARKKPAA, from the coding sequence ATGATTCTTCCCCTCGCCCCCACCGATCTGCTGCCCAAAGTCATTATGGGTGTCGACCCCGGCACGCAGATAATGGGCTATGCCGTGATTGAGGTGCAAGGCCAGCGCGTGCGCATGCTCCAGTACGACGTTATTGATATGCGCAAGCTGGGCACCAATCATGCCCTCAAGCTCAAGAAGATATTTGAGCGAATGACCGAGCTGATTGACGAGTTTCTGCCCGATGAGCTGGCCATTGAAGCGCCGTTTTTTGGGGTGAACGTGCAGAGTATGCTCAAGCTAGGCCGGGCACAGGGCGTGGCTATTGCCGCTTGCCTCGCCCGCCAGATTCCGTACGTGGAATACGCGCCGACCAAGGTAAAACAGTCGGTAACGGGCTCCGGCAACGCCACCAAGGAACAGGTGGCCCACATGCTACGCCAGACCCTGAAACTGCCACCCCTGGAAGAAGCGCCCAAATTTCTGGATGCCACCGATGCGCTGGCCGTGGCCATGTGCCACCATTACCAGAAGGGCAACAACGTAAAAGCCGGCGGCAAAAGCTGGGGCAAGTTTCTGGCCGATAACCCCGGCAAGCTCGCCGCCACCACGACGGTCAAGAAGGCGCCGGCCCGCAAAAAACCCGCGGCCTGA